The Calliphora vicina chromosome 3, idCalVici1.1, whole genome shotgun sequence genome contains a region encoding:
- the LOC135955952 gene encoding cuticle protein 38-like, whose product MFKFVVVFAACFAYAAAGVVHQTAFAAAPAAVAYANAPLYAAGGSQQIDVRHNYDGTLSSYTTTPFGYTSPISSRYVAGAPAAYAAPAAFAAPSAYARYAAPAAYAAAPAAFAAPAAYAGYAAPAAYAAPAKYVASAGVATPFAVASPYAAPYAAHYAAPYAAPHFAAAPAKVVV is encoded by the exons ATGTTCAAATTT GTTGTTGTCTTTGCTGCCTGCTTCGCTTATGCTGCTGCCGGTGTTGTTCATCAAACAGCTTTTGCTGCTGCTCCCGCTGCTGTAGCTTATGCTAACGCTCCCTTGTATGCCGCTGGTGGCAGCCAACAAATTGATGTTCGTCACAATTACGATGGCACTTTGTCTTCATACACCACCACCCCATTCGGTTACACTTCTCCCATCTCTAGCCGTTATGTAGCCGGTGCTCCTGCTGCCTATGCCGCACCAGCAGCTTTTGCCGCTCCCTCTGCTTATGCTCGTTATGCCGCCCCTGCTGCTTATGCCGCTGCCCCAGCTGCCTTTGCTGCTCCTGCCGCTTATGCTGGTTATGCCGCTCCTGCTGCCTACGCTGCTCCTGCTAAATATGTTGCTTCCGCTGGTGTTGCTACACCTTTCGCTGTAGCTTCTCCTTATGCTGCTCCCTATGCCGCTCATTATGCTGCTCCTTATGCTGCTCCTCATTTTGCTGCTGCCCCCGCTAAAGtagttgtttaa